The sequence CACCTACACCGGGATGTCCGACCACATCCGGGACCTGTTCGCCTCGCTGCCGGAATCAAAGCGTCTGGGTTACGCCAAGGGGCAGTTCTCCTTCGTGGTCAAAGGCGGACGGTGCGAGGCCTGCCAGGGGGCCGGGGTGCAGGAGATCGGGATGCACTTTCTGGGCAACGTCGAGGTAGTATGCGAGGCCTGCGGAGGAAAGCGTTTCTCGGACGAGACGCTTCAGGTGACATACCACGGGAAAAATATTTCGGAGGTGCTGCAACTGTCGGTCGACGAAGCCCATTGCTTCTTTGAGGCAGAGCCCAGGATCACTGCCATCACCCGGACCTTGACCGGCCTGGGGCTGGGCTACCTGAAACTGGGACAGCCCAGCAACACCCTTTCGGGTGGGGAGGCCCAGCGGGTGAAACTGGCCGCCCATCTGGCCAGCTCGGCTGCCGGCCGGGCGCTGTACCTTCTGGACGAGCCCACCACCGGCCTGCACCTGGCGGATGTCAAAGTTCTGGTGGCCGCCCTGAGGGGCTTGACGGACAAGGGCCACACCGTGCTGGCCATAGAACACCATCCCGATTTCATCCTGTCGGCCGACTGGGTATTAGACCTGGGCCCGGGCAGCGGGGAAGAGGGAGGGGAACTCCTCTATTCCGGCCCGGTGTCGGGACTGGCCGGATGCCGGGAGAGCATCACCGGGCGGGAATTGAAAAAACATCTCGCCAGGCCGCCTCTTTCCGCCGCCTCCCCCGAACCGGAAAGAACAACCGTCCTGCCGGATGAAATGAGGCTGCGGGGAGTCACCACCAACAACCTAAAATCCGTCGACCTGACCGTTCCGCTGGGACAGATCACCGCGGTCACCGGCGTCTCGGGCAGCGGAAAATCGTCGCTGGTGTTCGACACTTTTTACGCCGAGAGCCAGCGCCGTTTCAACGAGGGGCTTTCCCCCGCCATTCGCCAGTTGATGGGCAAGACCGGCGACGCCCGGATGGAAGCGGCCTCCGGCCTGACGCCCTCGATAGCGGTCCGGCGCAAACGGGCGGCCTCCAACCCGCGTTCCACCGTCGGCACCTATACCGGACTGCATGACCTGCTGCGCCTGCTTTACAGCCGGGCCGGCGGGACTGCATTGCTGTCCTCGGCCTTCTCCTTCAACCATCAGGAGGGGGCCTGCCAGGAGTGCCGGGGTCTGGGCACCATCACGGCCTGCGATCCGGAGCGGCTGGTCACGAATCCTGAGTTGCCGCTGACCGCCGGCGCCATGGACGGGACCAAGACCGGAAAATTCTACGGCGAGCCCGGCGGCCAGCATACCGCCGCCCTGCGGGCTGCTGGCCGGGCCTTGAACCTCGATCTGGAAGCACCCTGGAACAGCCTCTCCGTCGAGGCCCGCCGCATCGCGATGCACGGTCTTCCCGGCCGGGAACTGGAGGTCGAATGGAATTACCAGAGGGGCAGGCGCACCGGGGTGCATCATTTCAAGGGCGTTTGGAGGGGATTCGCCGGCCTGGTGGACATCGAGTACCAGCGCAAGCATGCCGACCACCGGGGCGCGGCCATGCTGGGCCTGATGTCGCAGCAACCCTGCCCGGCCTGCGCGGGCAAGCGCCTGAAGCCGGAGCCGCTGGCGGTGAAACTGGCGGGCCGGGACATCGCTGAAATGACCGCCCTGCCCATTGACGGACTGCTCCGGATGTTCTGCCAAAAATTGCCGGCCCTTCCCCCTTTCCTCCAGCCAAAGGAAAAAGGGATCCTGAATTCCATCGGCGGAGAGATCATCGCCAGGCTGCAGCCGATGACCGGGGCCGGTCTGGGCTATATCGCGGCCGACCGCCTGGTTTCGACCCTGTCCGGAGGGGAGTTCCAGCGGCTGCAGCTGTCGTCGCAGATCCGCTCCGGCCTGACCGGCGTCACCTACCTGCTGGACGAGCCGTCGTTCGGGCTCCATCCGGCGGACGCCGCCCGTATTTCCGGCCTGGTCACGGGTCTTAAGGATGCCGGCAACACCATCCTGCTGGTGGAGCAGTCCAAAGCTATGCTGGCGGTCTCCGATCAAGTGATCGAGCTGGGGCCGGCGGCTGGCCGGGAGGGCGGCCGGATCGTGTTCCAGGGCGGGCCCGAACTGTTGGCGGACTTCCGCGGGCCGGCCCCGTCAGTTCCGCGCACCGCCCGAGGGCTGCTGCCGGGACTGAAGATCACCGGAGCCTGCGCCAACAACCTGGACAATGTCTGCCTGGATATTCCCTCCGGTGGGATGGTCGCAGTAACCGGGGTCAGCGGCAGCGGAAAGACCAGCCTGATCTCGGATGTTCTGTGGCGATCATACTCTGAGAAACGGCCGGTGAACTGCAAGCACATCGAATGGGCCGGGCAGTTTGACCAGATGGTGATGGTGGAGCAGGATGCCCAGCCCCAGCCCCAGACGGCCATACCGGCGGCCTTTTTGGGCATCTTCGATGCGTTCAAGAACCTTTTTGCCGGCTGTAATAAGGCCAAGGAGGCGGGGTTCAAGGCCAGCCATTTTTCGTTCCTTTCCAAGGACGGCCGGTGCCCGGAGTGCGGCGGGGCGGGATCGATCCCGGTGTCGCTGGATTACTGGGCCGATGCCCGGGTGACATGTCACAGCTGCCGCGGGCAGCGCTATCTGCCGGAGATCCTGAAGATCCGTGTCGGCGGGTTGTCAATAGCTGACATCCTGGGGCAGTCCCTTTCCTCGGCGCGGGAGTTTGCCTTAGGGCAGATCGCCTCCAAAGAACTGGCCGGCCTGTTGCAGACGCTTGATCTGGCCGTAAAGGCGGGGCTGGGCTATCTGCCGCTGGGGCAGCCGCTGTCCACCCTTTCCACCGGGGAGATGCAGAGGTTAAAGCTGGCCGCCGGCCTGGCTGGGGCCTCTTCCCGGCGCTGCCTGTTTTTGCTGGACGAGCCGACCGGAGGACTCCATCCCAGGGACATTGCCGGACTGCTGAAATTGTTCGATGAATTGACAGCAGCCGGGGGCACGGTGCTCTGCATCACCCACGAGCCGATGGTGGTAAGCTGCGCCGACTGGCTGATAGAACTGGGTCCGGGGGCGGGGAAGAGCGGGGGAAAGGTGGTGTATGCCGGGAAGCCGCGGGATAAAGCAGATTGAACGCCCAAAAGAAGGATGATATTGTTTGTTTCGGTCCAGGGTAAAGAGCTTATGATATTTACGAGATAAAACCCAATGAAAAAAGCCCGTCGGCGCAGTGCCGATGGGCTTTGGTGCTTTTAAGAGTATATTGATATAAATCTGGCTCCAGCGGTAGGGCTCGAACCTACAACAACCCGGTTAACAGCCGGGAGCTCTACCATTGAGCTACGCTGGAATTAAAAAGAGTTACCTACAACAATCCGCCTTAGGCGGATTAACAGCCGGGAGCTCTATCCGCCAGAGGCGGACTACGCTGGAACGCAAGTAGTAATTATATTTTATTTTTACCCAACTGTCAAGCCGTTTTTCATTGGTTCTCAAACAAAACCCCGGTGCTAAAATAGCCCCGGGGTTCTTCCGTGGTGCAAAGAACGCGAAGGCGGCCGGGACTATTCCACGTAAACTTCCACCTTCTGGCCTGATTCGTCATCCTCCACATCCACCATCTTGTACTGCCCGTTGACAGCGAACTGGTCAAACAGTTTCTCTATGTCCTCAAAACTTTCGGCGTTCAGCTTTATCCCCTTGGATTCCATCTGGGCCTTGGCCTCGTCGGGCATCATCATGGAGAATTTGCCGCCCAGGCTGCCGGCTATCTTCAGCAGGGTCAGGGGGACGGTCACCCGGACCTTCGGCTTGTCCGTTCCTTTATCGAAGACCCGGACCTTAAGCCAGCGGGCCTTGCCGTTGGCTCCTCCGGGGGTGTCCATGGCGGCCATCAGTTTGGCGGCCTCTTCGGCGGTGATCTTCTTGTCTTCCACCATTTTCAATATGCGCAGTCTGTCTTCTGACATGTTCTTTCTCCTTTTACTTCTACGGTTGGCCGGGGTGGGTTTTAAACCCACCCTTACTTTTTACTACAGGTTCTTGAGCCTTTGGGCGGCCTCCTCGGCCGACATCTGCCCGCTTTCCACCGCCTTCAGGATCTGCTCCCGGGACTGTTTGTCGCCCTCGCTCTCCAGCACGGAGCCGTTGGTCTTGGACTTGCGCCAGGCAAAGGAGTCAATCACCTTCATCACGCCCCAGGCGATGACCAGTATCGGCCAGTCCCGGGAGAAGGTGAAGTTGAAAGAGTACAGCCCGTAGTTGGAAAGCAGCAGCAGGGCGCCCAAGGCGATCCAGAACAAAGCCCACAGGATCTTGCGGGGGCGGTTTTGGTAATAAACGAACATTGGTTGGTCTCCTTTAATTGATTTATTTTGATCTATTTTTACGGGGGTTTTATCCGCAGACGTTGTAGTGAGTGTTAACCGAACTATTAACGCAGACGCCGTCATGAGCGTTAGCCGAGTGATTATAATTAATCAATTTGTGCTTAAAATCTGATGAAATTGATGAATCTGTGTAAATCTGTCAAATCTTCCGCCACCGCAGGGTAGTACATATAGGCGGATCCGCCTTTGGCGTGAGCGGAATGAAAAGGCAGCGTTCTCTTTTTTAAATTGAATCAATCAGTTTGGACAGGCCAATCACGATGAATATCACAGGCCAGTCCAGTTTCAATGAAACGGCAAAGGGCAGGACCTGGTGATTGGCCAGCAGGCTGACCACACCCAAGGCGATGAAAACTCCGGCCCACAGGATCTTGCGCAGAACTTTGCTGGTGGATTTTTCCATTTTCTTTCCTCTCTATGTTTAACTGTTATGATATTGTTATGTCGCCGCTGACGGTCTTGACGCTTAGGCTCCCCTGGCCGCTGCCCAGGTTCCCGGATAAACTGCGGTTGCTTTGTCGGAGATCTTTCAGGTCCAGCTCGCAGTCAATGTCCCCGCTGACGGTGGCGGCCTCGATGGCCGCCGAGGAATCAGCGCCAAGTTCCAAGGATACGTCCCCCGAGACGGTGGTTATGGCCGCCGAGCTGCCTTCGGCCACCGGACCCTGGAACTGAATGTCGCCGCTGGTGCTGCGGATCCTTATCTCGCCGGGCCTGGCGGCCTTGATGTCGATGTCTCCGCTGACCGTCTGCCCCTGAATGTCTCCCGACAGGGAGATGCCGGCGTCCCCGCTGATGGTCTGGAAGGACAGGTCGCCGGAACAGCCGTTGACCCCGATGTCGCCGCTGGCGGTGTTGATCTTCAGGGATGTTTCAGTGCAGCCGTTGACTTCGACATCGCCGGAGGCGGAGGAAAGGTTGTTTTCGCCCCGGCATCCAAAGATCTCAATCTCTCCCGAGGCGGTGTTAAGCCGGCAGCCATTGAGCAGGTTCTGGACCGAGATCTCTCCGCTGGCCGAGGATATCTCGGCGGCAATGTTTTTCGGCATCACAATGGTGAAGTCGACCTTGGCCCGGCGCTTCTTGGTCCAGGGCGGGCCGTCCACCTTGATCTTCAACACCCCATTCTCGGTTTCGGTGCTGATGTCCAGGGATTTGAGTTTTTCCCTGGCTTCGTCCCGGTCCTCGGCCCAGACCTGGATGTCGGCCGTGATGGTGATCTGGTCTGTCTCAGCGCCGGTGATCTCAAAGTCGCTGCGGGGCTGATTGATGGATAGGCATGTGATGCCGGCAGCAGGCACTACGATCTCTTTTTCCTCTTCGGCCTTTTCCGAGCCGTGGATATCATCGATTTCTATGTGAATGCCCTTCAGGCTTTCCCGGACCCCGGCCATGGCTTCGGCCACTATCCTTCCGGGGTTTATCTGGCCCAGGGTTTCGTGCAGGTCAGAAGCATCCTGCCAGTGGTGGTGACGGTTTGGTTTTCCCTTGTTCAAGGCCGAGAGCAGGGAGTCGGCTTCTTTGGAGCTGATCCTGCCGCCTTCCAGCATCTTCAGTATTTTGATGGTTTCTTCGGACATGGTGGGCCTCCTTGTTGGGGCGGGTTTTAAACCCGCCCTTACTGTTATCGGTTGGGGCAGGCTTAAAACCTGCCCGTACTACCTGCCCTTACTGCTTTCTTACGATCCTGCCTGGTCCAGCAGCTCCACCGCCTGGGCGGCGCTGATCTTTCCCGCTTCCAGCGACTCCAGCACCTCCGAGCGGCTCATTACCTTGGCTGCCTGCCCGGACAGGGCGGCGATGGCGTCATCCAGCTTGTTGCGGACGGTGGGGTAGGAGATGCCCAGCCGGCTTTCCACTTCCTTGATGTTCCCCCGGGACAGGACGAAGGTCCTGATGAAGTCCAGCTGGTCTTCGCTAAGGCTGCCCAGGGGGGACAGGGGGAACTCGCCCCGGACGGTGGTGTCGCAGCCGGAGCATCTCAGTTCCGAGATGTGCATGGAGCCCTGGCAGGCCGGGCAGGTGTTGGGGGTTTGTTTGGACATTGGTTTTGGATCCTTTGCGGTTGGTTAGATCATTCTTTTCAATTTGCTGCGGATGGTGGTAGTCTTATTGGACAAATGTTTGTCCCGGCAGGTTGGCCCAATGGATGATCATGCCTTCCCAAAGAAGCATTTTCAGCACCCCATATTTTTCGGGGCTGAGTCCGTTTCCGGATTCGATTATTTGGAGCGGGCTGTTCATTGGTTTTACCTCCATGAATGTTTGATGATTATCAATTGTTCCAATTATAACAAAAATAATTGAAAATGTCAAGAGACAACTTAAAAATATTAATAAAATAATTAACAATGTTAATATAATAAAAAACGACCCTGAGGGTCGTTTTTTAACTAATTATTAGATAATGATTTAGAAATTTTTGTCCAACAGCGATATTTTTTGTTGATATGCCAGGTTCATCGTTTTCTCATATATTTTATGATATAAGGCCAAAGCATTTTGCCGGAATTCCGCATTTCCGGTAAAAATGAATTTCTGAAAATTAAGCTCTGCCTGCTCCCGGTCGCCGAACGCCAGGTCCTCGATCGCCGAAAGATCCGGGGCGTTTCCAACCTGGTTCCGGCGGTGGGACGCCAGGATATTCAAGAGACTGGTTTTGAACACTATTTCCTTGCTTTGGATCTCCCGGGCAATTTCCAGGGCCTTGGAATTTAATCTTTCCGTTTCTTCGAAACTCTCCCGGTCATAATACAGTTCGGCCAGGTTGTGCAGGGCGTAGCATAAAAAATATTTGCTGTTTATTTCTTCGGTGATCTTGATGGCCTGCTGGTAGTAATCTATTGCTTTGGTATGATCACCTCTTTGCTTGCAGTAATTCCCCAGATGGCCCAGCACCCGGCCCTGGTCCTCCTTGTTGCCCAGGCTTTGGGCCAGCGACAGGGCAAAGTTGAAATACTCCAGGCTTTGTTCATACTTTCCCTGGTTAAGATAAACGGTTCCCAGATTGTCGCTGGCCAGGATCAGGCCCTGCTTGTCAGCCATCTGCCGGGAGATGGAGTGGTACTTCTCAAAGCAGTCCAGGGCGTTGATGTAATCGTCCAGTTCAAAGTATATGGTGCCGATGTTGCACAGGGCATAGCTTTCCATCTGGAGGTTTCCCAGCTGGCGGGCCAGCACCAGATACTGACGGGCATATTCCATGCTCCTGGCAAACTCGCCCCGTTCCTCGTAGATCAGCCCTATGTTCCCGACCGAGGCCACCATCGATTCGGCGTCGCCCATCTCCCTGGCCAGGGCGGCCGCCCGCTCATAGTATTCAATGGCCTTGTCGTATCCGCCCATCTGGTAATAGATGATGCCCATGTTGCCGGTGGCCCGGCAGACCGTGCCCCGGTTGCCGTTCTGCTCGGCCAGTTCCAGGGCCTTGTCCAGGCATTCCATGGCCTTGGGGTAGTCGCCCTGGTTGTGGTAGATCTCGGCGATCCCGTCGTATGTATGTCCCAGGCCTTCGGCGTCGCCGTTCCCGGTCTGGATCTGCTCCGATTTCCGGTAAAGCTCAAAGGCCTCGTCATAATTGCCCATGTTGGTCAGCAGCTGGGCCAGGCGGTTCTGGGTCTCGGTCAAATAGCCGAGATGGCTGGTGTTCTCCAGCCAGGCCAGGTTGCTCTGGAAGACCATCTCGGCATTCTCCCATTCGCCCAGGGTCTGCAGCAGGTCGGCCTTTTTGTTCAACAGGGCAAACGGCCAGTACCCTCCGGCCGCCGAGGAGTCCAGGCTGGCCAGCCACAGGCTGGTCACTTTGTATCTATGTCGGCTATTATCAAATTCCATTTATCTCCGATAAATTGGAAAAGCAGAAAACAAAATCAGAATAAATAATAACTTTCAAAAGCATTACTTTAGGGCAACACCTTGATCATTCAAAAGCGCCGCGCCGATGGCCCCGGCCCAGGGTCCCAGCTTGGCCAGTTTCACTTTTACTCCGAGGACATTGAAGGGCATGGCCCGCCTTTTCATTTCCTTAATGGCTGGGTCCAGGATATATTCCCCGGCCTGGGCCACCCCGCCGCCGATGACGATGGCCTGGGGGTTGAAGATGTTGGCGTAGTTGGCCAAGCCCACTCCCAGCAGGGTTCCGGTTTCCGCCAATGCCTTTATAGCGGCCGACTCGCTCTTTTTTGCCCGGCCTGATATCTCGGCCACGCTCAAATCTGTATTCTGTATTCTATATTCTGTATTCCTGGAGCGGTAACGCTCAATGATGGCTCCGGCTCCCACCATGGCCTCCAAACATCCCCTGTTCCCGCAGAGGCAGCGCGGTCCGTCGTATTTTATGCTGGTGTGCCCCAGCTCCCCGGCGCCGCCGGTGGAACCGCGGTACAGCTTTCCGTCAAGCACCAGGCCGCCGCCCACCCCGGTGCCCAGGGTCAGGCCCACCACATTCTGAAAACCTTTGGCGGCCCCGCAAAAAGTCTCGGCCAGCACAAAGCAGTTGGCGTCGTTGTCTATGGCCAGGGGAATCCTCAAACCCGGCAGCTCTTTTTTCAACAGGCGCTCCAAGGGCACCGCTCCCTGCCAGCCGGGAAGGTTGGGGGAGTTGCGGACGGTTCCTTTGTTCACCAGACCGGCCGAGCCAAGCCCGATGGCGGCCACGCCGATGTTCTTGGATCCGGCAACCCTCAACAAGTATCCGATCTCCCCGGCCAGGATCTTGATCACCGCCCCGGAGCCTAGATGGGCCAGGGTGGGGATCTGTCTTTTGGTGATGACCTTCAGCGACCGGGCATCAAGCAAAACCGATTTGACGTTGGTGCCGCCCAGGTCCAGGCCCATTAAGGCGGTTGTCATAAGTTTCTCCATTCCGAATAAAACAAACTATAAGGAAGCCATGAAGGACAGGAAAATAATTTTCATGTTTTCCTAGTTTCCTAATAAATCCCAGTCTTTAAGGTAGCTAAAAGAATAGCATAAAACCAATAATTTAGCAAGGCGGTAGGGTGCCCGTTTAACATTGTTTCTGTAATGAACAGCTTTCGGGGATCTTGCTAAAAGGCAAGAGAACCGGTGCTGCTTAAAACGCTGTTTCAGCCTGCATTTTTTATTGACTTTACAAATATTAACAGGTAAAATAAAAGGTTAATTGGACTCAAATCAACCACTTTCGAATAAAAGGCACTATGAAGAGCATCCCCGAAAAATACGACTTTTCCTTGGTGGAAAAACACTGGGTAGAGACCTGGCTTAAACAGGGAATTTACGACTGGAACCCGGCCATCGAACGGGCCAAGACCTTTGCGGTGGACACCCCGCCGCCCACCGTCTCCGGCTCGCTCCACGTGGGCTCGGCCTTCGGCTACGTCCAGCAGGACGTGATAGTGCGCCAGCGCCGGATGAAGGGCCTCAACATCTTCTATCCCATGGGCTGGGATGACAACGGCCTGCCTACCGAGCGCCGGGTGCAGAACATGTTCCACGTCCGCTGCAACCCCCACCTGGCCTATGCCCAGGGCTTTGTTCCAAAGAACGATAAAAAATCACCGGCGGAGGAGATCAGCCGCGACAATTTCATAGAACTATGCCACCAGGTCACCAAGCAGGACGAGGAGGTCTTCAAGTCGCTTTGGCAGCACTTGGGCCTGTCCATAGACTGGTCGCTGGAATACGCCACCATTGACGACCACTGCCGCAGGACCTCGCAGCTGTCGTTCCTAAAACTGCTAAAGGACGGCCGGGCCTACACCAGCTTCGCCCCGCACCTTTGGGACGTGGACTTCAAGACCGCGGTCTCCCAGGCCGAGGTGGAGGACAAGGTGCTGCCCGGGCATTTTCACAATATCCGCTTTGGCATCGATGGTGGTTCGACAGGCTCACCACAAGCTAATTCATTCGTCATTGCCACCACCCGGCCGGAACTGCTGCCGGCCTGCGTGGCCGTGATCGCCCATCCGGACGACGAGCGCTACAAGCCATATTTCGGCAAGAGCGCCGTCACTCCGCTGTTCCGGGCCAGGGTTCCCATCATCGCCAATGAGAAGGCCGACCCGGAAAAGGGCACCGGCATCCTGATGGTCTGCACCTTCGGCGACATGATGGACGTGGAGTGGTGGAAGCAATACCAGCTGCCCCTGCGCCAGGTGATCGGCCACGAGGGCCGGATGATGGACGTCAATTTTGGCGCCCCGGGCTGGGACAGCGCCGATCCGGCCGCCGCCGGCAAGTTCTACTCTGAAATAAAGGGCAAGACCGCCAAGCAGGCGCAGGCCAAGATAGTTGAGATGCTTAGAAGCTCGGAAGGAGAGGCTTTAGCGGGTTTAGGAGTTCCGTTGACCGAGGAACCAAAGCCCATAGAGCATCCGGTGAAGATGTACGAAAAGGGCGAGCGGCCGCTGGAGATCATCCCCACCATGCAGTGGTTCATCCGGATCATGGACCTTAAGGAGGAACTGCTGGAGCAGGGCCGAAAGATCAAATGGCACCCCCAGCACATGCGGACCCGCTACGAGGACTGGGTTAAGGGGCTGAACCAGGACTGGTGCGTCAGCCGCCAGCGCTACTTTGGCGTGCCCATCCCGGTATGGTATCCGCTGGACGCCGAGGGCAATCCAATATACCAGAAGCCGATCATGCCGTCCGAGGACCAGCTGCCCATCGATCCCCAGTCGCACCCGGCCCCCGGTTACGAAGCATCCCAGCGGGACAAGCCCCACGGCTTCACCGCCGACCCCGACGTTCTGGACACCTGGGCCACCAGCTCCATGACCCCGCAGATCGCCAGCCACTGGGCCAGGGATCCGGAGCGCCACCAAAAGGTCTTTCCCATGGACATCCGGCCCCAGGGTCCGGAGATCATCCGGACCTGGGCCTTTTACACCATCGTCAAGGCCTACCTGCACGAGAAGCAGATCCCCTGGAACAACGCGCTGATCAACGGCTGGATCATGGATCCCGACCGCAAGAAGATGTCCAAGAGCCACGGCCAGGCGGTGACCCCGGAGCACCTGCTGGTGCAGTTCTCCTCGGACGGGTTCCGCTACTGGTCGGCCAAGGCCCGGCTGGGGGTGGACACCATGTACGACGAGGCCAATTTCGCCAACGGCAAGCGGCTGACAGTCAAGCTCTACAACGCTGTCAAGTTCGCGGCCGGGCACATCCTAAGCGCCGATCAGTCAAAGCTAACACCACAAGCCATCACCGACCCGCTGGACCTCAGTTTCATCGGACACCTCAAACAGGTGGTCACCAGGTCGGGAAGATACTTTGAGAATTTCGAGTACGCCGACGCCCTGCAGGAGACGGAGAGCTTCTTCTGGGAGAAGCTGTGCGACAATTACCTGGAGCTGATCAAGGTCCGGGCCTACCAGGAAGGGGACTCGGCTGGCAAGCTTTCGGCCCTGGCCACTTTGAAATTCACCCTGAATGTGATCTTAAGGCTGTTCGCCCCGTTCATTCCCTATTTCACCGAAGAGGCTTGGAGCTGGATGTTCGCGGCGGAGTCCGGGAAGCAGAGTTCGATCCACACCTCGGCCTGGCCGGATGAAACCGAGTTCAAGGACATCAAACCTTCCGCCGAGGGAGACCCCTTTGGCGCGGCCATGGAGGTCTTGTCCGCTGTCCGCAAGGTCAAGAGCGAGGCCAAGGTCAGCGTCAAGACGCCGCTGAAGACGCTGAAGATATCTGGAAGTTCCGAAGACCTGAAGGTGCTGAAGCTGGTCTGGCAGGATGTGCTGGGCACGGTTGGCGCGCAGGAGGCGGAAACCATTGAAGGAAAGGTAGAGGGTGGCAAGTACCTAGTCAAAGCGGAACTTTAATCAAATAGAGGAGCTTGTAATGAAAAAGACAATATCCCTGATCCTTTTCTGCCTGCTGATGTCCGGTTCTGCTTTTGCCGCCGGGAAGAAGACCACCATCTCGGTGATGGACCTGAATACCACCTCTGGGCTTGCTCCCAAGGAAATGGCCCTGCTTACCGACAAACTGCTCAACAGCCTGGTGGAGTACCGGGTTTTTGAAGTGGTGGAGCGCTCCAAGCGGGACGAGATCCTTAAAGAACAGGGATTCCAGATGACCGGGGCCTGCGACCAGACCTCCTGCCTGGTGGAGGCCGGGCAGCTTTTAGGCGCCCAGAAGATGATCGGCGGGACCATCGGCAAGCTGGGCAACGTCTATGCCATAGAACTGCGGATGCTGGACATCCAGACCGGGGGCATAGACCTCTCCTTCTCCCGCAACTACGGAAAGATCGCCGATCTGTTAAGCGCCATGAAGGAGGCGGCCGAGATATTCTCCTCCTGGAAGCCGGGGACCGGACTATCCGCCAAACCGGGCGGGCTGTTTGTGACCACCGAGCCCGATGGGGCCAAGATCCTGGTGGACGGCCAGGAG is a genomic window of bacterium containing:
- a CDS encoding ROK family protein, which gives rise to MTTALMGLDLGGTNVKSVLLDARSLKVITKRQIPTLAHLGSGAVIKILAGEIGYLLRVAGSKNIGVAAIGLGSAGLVNKGTVRNSPNLPGWQGAVPLERLLKKELPGLRIPLAIDNDANCFVLAETFCGAAKGFQNVVGLTLGTGVGGGLVLDGKLYRGSTGGAGELGHTSIKYDGPRCLCGNRGCLEAMVGAGAIIERYRSRNTEYRIQNTDLSVAEISGRAKKSESAAIKALAETGTLLGVGLANYANIFNPQAIVIGGGVAQAGEYILDPAIKEMKRRAMPFNVLGVKVKLAKLGPWAGAIGAALLNDQGVALK
- the valS gene encoding valine--tRNA ligase, which encodes MKSIPEKYDFSLVEKHWVETWLKQGIYDWNPAIERAKTFAVDTPPPTVSGSLHVGSAFGYVQQDVIVRQRRMKGLNIFYPMGWDDNGLPTERRVQNMFHVRCNPHLAYAQGFVPKNDKKSPAEEISRDNFIELCHQVTKQDEEVFKSLWQHLGLSIDWSLEYATIDDHCRRTSQLSFLKLLKDGRAYTSFAPHLWDVDFKTAVSQAEVEDKVLPGHFHNIRFGIDGGSTGSPQANSFVIATTRPELLPACVAVIAHPDDERYKPYFGKSAVTPLFRARVPIIANEKADPEKGTGILMVCTFGDMMDVEWWKQYQLPLRQVIGHEGRMMDVNFGAPGWDSADPAAAGKFYSEIKGKTAKQAQAKIVEMLRSSEGEALAGLGVPLTEEPKPIEHPVKMYEKGERPLEIIPTMQWFIRIMDLKEELLEQGRKIKWHPQHMRTRYEDWVKGLNQDWCVSRQRYFGVPIPVWYPLDAEGNPIYQKPIMPSEDQLPIDPQSHPAPGYEASQRDKPHGFTADPDVLDTWATSSMTPQIASHWARDPERHQKVFPMDIRPQGPEIIRTWAFYTIVKAYLHEKQIPWNNALINGWIMDPDRKKMSKSHGQAVTPEHLLVQFSSDGFRYWSAKARLGVDTMYDEANFANGKRLTVKLYNAVKFAAGHILSADQSKLTPQAITDPLDLSFIGHLKQVVTRSGRYFENFEYADALQETESFFWEKLCDNYLELIKVRAYQEGDSAGKLSALATLKFTLNVILRLFAPFIPYFTEEAWSWMFAAESGKQSSIHTSAWPDETEFKDIKPSAEGDPFGAAMEVLSAVRKVKSEAKVSVKTPLKTLKISGSSEDLKVLKLVWQDVLGTVGAQEAETIEGKVEGGKYLVKAEL